The following are encoded in a window of Providencia rettgeri genomic DNA:
- a CDS encoding VanW family protein: MRRPLSSYHPILYWLRVTQKRLARRMHWAFSSKYYSKVKSSERLEYRYIKHTSKLIRKLGNSDLRLQHNKVINLRIAVQAMNGITIYPGEYFSFCRLVGKPTARRGFVEGMELSFGEARAGIGGGICQLSNLIHWMVLHSPLRVIERANHSFDPFPDEGRVLPFGSGAAIFYNYIDLVFYNPTQSAFQLVFNIAEHQLEGELLCSDPRDVKYHIYQNNHKFTRENNVVYRHNEIWQKITTKGQEPVTLQDSCLYRNKVVVKYAIDESQITVQ; encoded by the coding sequence ATGCGTCGGCCACTTTCTTCTTATCATCCTATTCTCTATTGGCTACGCGTCACCCAAAAACGTCTTGCTCGAAGGATGCATTGGGCTTTTTCCTCTAAATACTATTCGAAAGTCAAATCCAGCGAACGACTTGAATACCGCTACATTAAACATACCTCTAAGCTGATACGTAAATTAGGCAACTCTGACTTGCGTCTACAACATAACAAAGTGATTAACTTACGGATTGCGGTACAAGCCATGAATGGTATTACGATTTATCCGGGGGAGTATTTTTCTTTTTGTCGATTAGTTGGAAAACCGACGGCTCGACGCGGATTTGTTGAAGGAATGGAACTGTCTTTTGGGGAGGCTCGCGCGGGTATTGGTGGGGGAATTTGCCAATTGAGTAACTTAATTCATTGGATGGTTTTGCATTCGCCACTACGGGTGATTGAGAGAGCGAATCATAGTTTTGACCCTTTCCCTGATGAAGGGCGTGTATTGCCGTTTGGTTCAGGGGCCGCCATCTTTTATAACTACATTGACTTGGTATTTTACAACCCAACACAAAGCGCCTTTCAATTGGTATTTAATATTGCGGAGCACCAACTGGAAGGGGAGTTGTTATGTAGTGATCCTCGTGATGTGAAATACCATATCTACCAAAATAATCACAAATTTACCCGTGAAAATAACGTCGTTTATCGTCACAATGAAATTTGGCAGAAAATCACCACTAAAGGCCAAGAGCCCGTTACATTGCAGGATAGTTGCTTATATCGCAATAAAGTGGTGGTGAAATATGCTATTGATGAAAGCCAGATAACGGTACAATAA
- a CDS encoding CitMHS family transporter codes for MLTIIGILIIVSIVTLLMMGKVSPIIAMSCIPFIGALLAGYSIAEISVFFESGINKVSKVAAMFLFAILFFSLMKDLHIFDPLIRLMVKMTRGNIIVVCIMTTLIAGIVHLDGSGAATFLIIIPALLPLYRQLGMSPYLMLLLMCASMGIMNMVPWGGPLGRASAVTGIDASTLWQHLIPVQLIGMGGAVVFAIIMGMREKRRIAAAKLNGTTPYEMDSLLPVSDDTADVTDTIHQPKKPLINGGLIIASVICLAFGLLSAPYVFMIALSLALMVNFPNPKDQMKVLSQHAPQALGMVAIILAAGAFLGILSEGGMLKSIALDLTAVLPMEWVSKVHIFVGIIGVPMDIFTSTDAYYFALLPIIQQIAGTVGVDPSAVVYSMAIGNNAGTFVSPFSPAAWLAMGLAGIDMGRHLRYSFGWIWLFSFFLLAVGAVLGLY; via the coding sequence GTGTTAACAATTATTGGTATTTTAATCATTGTATCGATAGTCACTTTATTAATGATGGGGAAGGTTAGCCCTATTATCGCAATGTCATGTATCCCCTTTATTGGTGCGCTACTCGCAGGGTATTCAATTGCAGAAATATCTGTTTTTTTTGAAAGCGGGATCAATAAAGTTTCTAAAGTGGCAGCCATGTTCTTATTTGCCATTTTGTTCTTTAGCCTAATGAAAGATTTACATATTTTTGACCCTTTAATTCGATTAATGGTCAAAATGACCCGCGGAAATATTATTGTTGTCTGTATTATGACAACACTTATTGCCGGAATTGTACACTTAGATGGCTCTGGCGCCGCAACATTCTTAATCATAATTCCAGCACTCTTACCGCTGTATCGCCAACTTGGGATGAGCCCATATTTAATGTTGCTATTAATGTGTGCCAGCATGGGGATCATGAATATGGTACCGTGGGGAGGGCCATTAGGCAGGGCTTCCGCAGTAACCGGTATTGATGCCTCTACGTTATGGCAGCATTTGATCCCTGTTCAATTAATTGGCATGGGCGGAGCAGTGGTCTTTGCCATTATTATGGGTATGCGTGAAAAACGTCGTATTGCTGCTGCAAAACTTAACGGCACTACGCCATATGAAATGGATTCACTGTTGCCTGTCAGTGATGATACCGCAGATGTGACGGATACTATTCATCAACCTAAAAAACCGCTAATTAATGGCGGGTTGATTATCGCATCGGTTATCTGTTTAGCATTTGGTTTATTGTCAGCACCTTATGTCTTTATGATTGCCCTTTCGCTTGCATTAATGGTTAACTTCCCAAACCCGAAAGATCAAATGAAAGTGCTTTCACAACATGCACCACAAGCTCTTGGCATGGTAGCGATCATTTTAGCCGCAGGGGCGTTCTTAGGTATTTTATCCGAAGGTGGCATGCTGAAATCCATTGCACTGGATTTAACCGCTGTATTACCCATGGAATGGGTATCAAAAGTCCATATTTTTGTTGGTATTATTGGTGTACCAATGGATATTTTCACGAGTACAGACGCATACTATTTTGCGTTACTGCCGATAATTCAACAAATTGCGGGTACAGTGGGAGTTGACCCATCAGCGGTGGTCTATTCAATGGCCATTGGTAACAACGCCGGGACATTTGTTAGCCCATTCTCCCCAGCAGCATGGTTAGCGATGGGGCTTGCGGGGATCGATATGGGGCGTCACTTACGTTACTCATTTGGTTGGATTTGGTTGTTTAGTTTCTTTTTACTTGCTGTAGGGGCGGTACTCGGTCTCTACTGA
- a CDS encoding NADH:flavin oxidoreductase/NADH oxidase — protein sequence MSRLFSSATMGQVSLKNRIIVPPMCQYSANEGLPTAWHRSHYMNLALSGAALVIVEASAISPEGRITYKDLGLWNDEQTHAMQQMLSDIRQYSDARLGVQIAHAGRKASCDLPWLGGKSLHVTDAHGWQTVAPSPLAFGDNALPRELTIDDIEKIKQQFIDAAKRAEQAGFDVIEIHAAHGYLLHEFLSPVSNQRQDEYGGSFENRSRLLVNVFHKVREAVSPNIAVGVRISATDWVDNGWDVPESIELCEQLEELGCDYIHVSSGGLSPEQQIPLSPNYQVPLAQAIHEHSMMPVIAVGLITEPLQAEAIVATHQADFVAIGRGMLFEPRWPWRAASELNEQIEVAPQYLRSAPHQFKHLFK from the coding sequence ATGAGTCGCCTTTTTTCTTCTGCAACAATGGGTCAAGTTTCACTAAAAAACAGAATTATTGTTCCTCCTATGTGCCAATATTCAGCCAATGAAGGTTTACCAACGGCTTGGCATAGATCGCACTATATGAATCTCGCCTTATCTGGTGCGGCATTAGTCATTGTAGAAGCTAGCGCTATCTCCCCTGAAGGGCGGATCACCTATAAAGATCTTGGGTTATGGAATGACGAGCAAACACACGCAATGCAGCAGATGCTGAGTGATATTCGGCAATATTCCGATGCGCGTTTAGGCGTGCAAATAGCCCACGCAGGGAGAAAAGCATCATGTGATCTTCCTTGGTTAGGGGGCAAAAGCCTTCATGTAACCGATGCTCATGGCTGGCAAACTGTCGCCCCTTCTCCATTGGCGTTTGGTGATAATGCCCTTCCGCGGGAATTAACTATCGATGATATTGAGAAAATTAAACAACAATTTATTGATGCCGCTAAACGTGCAGAACAAGCTGGGTTTGATGTTATAGAGATCCACGCTGCCCATGGCTATTTATTGCATGAATTCCTGTCACCGGTGTCAAACCAACGCCAAGATGAGTATGGCGGAAGCTTTGAAAATCGCAGCCGTTTACTCGTTAATGTTTTCCATAAAGTACGTGAAGCTGTCAGCCCTAACATTGCCGTTGGTGTGCGTATTTCAGCAACTGACTGGGTCGACAATGGCTGGGATGTCCCTGAATCTATCGAACTGTGTGAACAATTAGAAGAGCTCGGGTGCGATTATATTCATGTTTCGTCTGGCGGGCTGTCACCAGAACAGCAAATTCCACTGAGTCCTAATTACCAAGTGCCTTTGGCACAAGCTATTCATGAACATAGCATGATGCCAGTTATTGCCGTCGGACTCATTACCGAGCCTCTACAAGCAGAAGCGATTGTTGCTACACATCAAGCAGATTTTGTGGCAATTGGACGCGGTATGTTATTTGAACCACGTTGGCCATGGCGCGCAGCGAGTGAATTAAATGAACAAATTGAGGTTGCACCACAATATTTACGCAGTGCTCCACATCAATTTAAACATTTATTTAAGTAA
- a CDS encoding DMT family transporter — translation MYSQRKAELFLVLTTMIAAWGWVFSREAVQGMPVFAFLGTRFLLAAIILLPFCKGKKNRIPLKQLPKILMTGTWMALNLVLWIHAVSITDSIGEGAFIMSLAMLFVPLVAWVILKNRPTRYFWEALPVAVIGLACLTLFKAQLEFKASQLWFLGAAIVQAIYFCYTSLYTRMVPLLPLTTIQLATTGIVGLSLSLFLEEWPTSLSAPTMMWLVASVVIATSLRFVLQLIGQKNTTAANAAIIMILEPVMTVFVAAIWYHERMPFIQIVGCVLILFSLFYYRWRCANSLSK, via the coding sequence ATGTACTCACAAAGGAAAGCCGAACTCTTCTTGGTCTTAACCACGATGATTGCTGCTTGGGGGTGGGTTTTTTCCCGAGAAGCCGTTCAAGGTATGCCTGTTTTTGCTTTTCTAGGGACTCGTTTTTTACTCGCGGCCATTATATTGCTCCCTTTTTGTAAAGGAAAAAAGAATAGAATTCCACTGAAACAGCTCCCCAAAATATTGATGACAGGCACTTGGATGGCGTTAAATTTAGTTTTGTGGATCCATGCCGTCTCTATTACGGATTCTATTGGGGAAGGGGCGTTTATTATGAGCCTCGCGATGCTCTTTGTTCCCTTAGTTGCATGGGTTATCTTAAAAAATAGACCCACTCGCTACTTTTGGGAAGCCTTACCTGTGGCGGTTATCGGGCTAGCCTGTTTAACCCTTTTTAAAGCACAACTTGAGTTTAAAGCGAGCCAACTATGGTTTTTAGGGGCGGCTATCGTTCAGGCAATTTATTTTTGTTATACCAGTTTATATACCCGAATGGTGCCTCTTTTACCCTTAACGACTATACAGTTAGCAACCACAGGGATCGTTGGATTAAGTCTTTCATTGTTTTTAGAAGAGTGGCCAACAAGCCTATCAGCGCCAACCATGATGTGGTTAGTCGCAAGTGTAGTTATTGCCACCAGTTTACGCTTTGTGTTGCAACTTATTGGTCAAAAAAATACCACAGCAGCGAATGCTGCGATTATTATGATCTTAGAGCCAGTAATGACGGTTTTTGTTGCCGCTATTTGGTATCACGAACGTATGCCATTTATTCAAATTGTTGGTTGTGTATTGATTTTGTTTTCTTTATTTTATTATCGCTGGCGTTGTGCAAACTCATTGTCAAAATAA
- a CDS encoding 3-oxoacyl-ACP synthase, which yields MIMKNTVSTDKDMIKKVKLAIKTRKYAHPDEISLLWQHALNFKSLISWNKIMLISILVSAVIIIIRVL from the coding sequence ATGATCATGAAAAATACTGTCTCAACAGATAAGGATATGATCAAAAAAGTTAAACTTGCCATTAAAACGCGAAAATATGCCCATCCAGATGAAATCAGTTTGTTATGGCAACATGCGCTAAATTTCAAATCCTTGATCAGTTGGAATAAAATAATGTTAATTTCTATTCTGGTCAGCGCCGTTATTATAATCATTCGTGTTCTTTGA
- a CDS encoding anion permease, producing the protein MNKLTPLKPVPTLIAVAITLTIWFLIPVPEGVNPNAWHLLALFVGTIAAIIGKALPIGGVSIVAISLVAATGVTNPESTKGAIADALSGFSNDLIWLIGISIMVSMSLNKTGLGARIGYYVISLFGKKTIGIAYSLAIAETILAPVTPSNTARGGGIIHPIMRSISDSFGSKAEDGTAGKIGRYLSLVNYNINPITSAMFITATAPNPLIVSLIISETSQSNELTWGMWAIAAFVPAIVSLILMPLVIYFMYKPEITSTPDAPNFAKERLQQLGPVSLPEKITLGVFALLLLMWAGVPAMIFGSAYSVNATTAAFIGLSILLATGVINWDDVLKNKGAWDTVVWFSALVMMASFLGKLGLIKWMSLTVGSTIDSMGISWVWGMLILVLIYVYSHYFFASTTAHITAMYAAFFSAGLALGAPPMLLALTLAFSSSLMMSLTHYGTGTAPIIFGSGYATLGEWWKTGFVMSVVNLAIWFFIGSIWWKFLGYW; encoded by the coding sequence ATGAATAAACTTACACCGTTAAAACCTGTACCAACATTAATCGCAGTTGCAATAACGCTGACCATCTGGTTTTTGATCCCCGTTCCTGAAGGGGTGAATCCAAATGCGTGGCACCTCTTAGCATTATTTGTGGGCACGATAGCCGCTATTATTGGTAAAGCATTACCAATTGGTGGTGTGTCTATTGTGGCTATTTCATTAGTTGCAGCAACAGGGGTAACCAATCCAGAATCGACAAAAGGGGCGATTGCCGATGCCTTAAGTGGCTTCTCAAATGACTTAATTTGGTTAATTGGTATTTCAATTATGGTCTCTATGAGCTTGAATAAAACAGGCTTAGGCGCCAGAATTGGGTATTATGTTATTTCGTTGTTTGGTAAAAAAACCATTGGAATTGCCTATTCCCTTGCGATCGCTGAAACAATACTTGCGCCAGTAACACCAAGTAATACAGCACGCGGTGGGGGAATTATCCACCCGATTATGCGTTCAATCTCAGATAGTTTTGGTTCAAAAGCAGAAGATGGGACTGCGGGTAAAATAGGGCGCTATCTTTCTTTAGTAAACTATAATATTAATCCGATCACATCAGCGATGTTTATTACAGCAACAGCGCCAAATCCATTAATCGTCAGTTTGATTATTAGCGAAACCAGTCAAAGTAATGAACTGACTTGGGGAATGTGGGCTATTGCGGCATTTGTTCCTGCAATTGTGTCGCTTATTTTAATGCCTCTGGTTATTTATTTTATGTACAAACCAGAAATCACTTCAACGCCAGATGCACCTAATTTTGCAAAAGAGCGTTTGCAACAATTAGGTCCTGTATCGTTACCAGAAAAAATCACCTTGGGGGTATTTGCTTTACTGTTATTAATGTGGGCAGGCGTCCCCGCAATGATTTTTGGCTCGGCTTATAGTGTTAATGCAACAACGGCCGCTTTTATTGGACTCAGCATCCTATTGGCAACCGGGGTAATTAATTGGGATGATGTGCTGAAAAATAAAGGAGCTTGGGATACGGTTGTTTGGTTCTCAGCCTTAGTCATGATGGCAAGCTTCTTGGGTAAATTAGGCTTGATCAAATGGATGTCTTTAACCGTTGGCAGTACGATTGATAGCATGGGGATTAGCTGGGTATGGGGTATGCTTATTCTCGTTTTAATTTATGTTTACTCCCACTACTTCTTTGCGAGTACGACTGCGCATATCACGGCCATGTATGCGGCATTTTTCTCAGCAGGTTTAGCGCTGGGAGCACCTCCAATGCTATTAGCACTAACATTGGCATTTTCATCATCGTTAATGATGTCATTAACCCATTATGGAACAGGGACCGCGCCCATCATCTTCGGATCAGGTTATGCAACACTTGGAGAATGGTGGAAAACAGGTTTTGTTATGAGTGTTGTAAACCTGGCTATTTGGTTCTTTATTGGTAGTATCTGGTGGAAATTCTTAGGCTACTGGTAA
- the cutA gene encoding divalent-cation tolerance protein CutA: MLTNQSNSTNSPQSCIILCTTNSHENAINIAQHLLDNRLVACVSLLPEITSLYLWQEQITKDKEVLLLIKTTQSNQLNVFDAIKKIHPYEIPELIRLDPSQVEDNYLQWLINSVK; this comes from the coding sequence ATGCTTACCAATCAATCAAACAGTACCAACTCACCACAATCTTGCATTATATTGTGTACAACCAATAGCCATGAAAATGCAATTAACATTGCACAACATCTTTTAGATAATCGCTTAGTCGCTTGCGTCTCGTTATTACCGGAAATAACGTCCTTATACCTTTGGCAAGAGCAGATCACAAAAGACAAGGAAGTATTACTCCTCATTAAAACAACGCAATCTAACCAATTAAATGTCTTTGATGCGATAAAAAAAATACATCCTTATGAAATACCTGAATTAATTAGGCTTGACCCAAGCCAAGTGGAAGATAATTATTTGCAATGGTTAATTAATTCCGTGAAATAA
- a CDS encoding carboxymuconolactone decarboxylase family protein — MSKYHEITQHISKNLPELSKHIPDVMKHFSGLVSTGVQDGALDKKTKELIAIGIAVANRCDGCIGFHTKTLVELGVTEQELAEALGVAIFMGGGPSVMYAAETISAYKAFSNQ; from the coding sequence ATGTCTAAATACCACGAAATTACCCAACACATCAGTAAAAACCTCCCAGAATTAAGTAAACATATCCCGGATGTTATGAAACACTTTTCGGGGCTTGTTAGCACAGGTGTTCAAGATGGTGCCCTTGATAAAAAAACAAAAGAGCTCATTGCGATTGGTATTGCAGTTGCAAACCGCTGTGATGGTTGTATTGGTTTTCATACCAAAACATTGGTGGAATTAGGTGTGACAGAACAAGAACTCGCAGAAGCCCTTGGTGTCGCTATTTTTATGGGTGGAGGCCCTTCCGTCATGTATGCAGCCGAAACAATCAGCGCTTATAAAGCGTTTTCGAACCAATAA
- a CDS encoding TonB-dependent receptor, translating into MIFQNKNIISLLVICSSSTALADGTDTAPQKDKLLVTASKIKSNSKQINTKDISTVRGTTNSDIFANETSLQVNNARNEAGALDIGIRGLQGNGRVPIIIDGSLQSTNTWRGYQGSTDRTYIDMDLVDTINIEKGASMSKFSGGAIGGTVKLKTLSASSIIPQGDQFGFLFKGNIYNNNRRPTIASEERSESQYRLSDGIKNTHFNNGSVTAGVAYRNDTFDVLIAHSDRKQGNFFAGKNGYHKYSNTDAPIKPGQEVVNTSYESQSTLLKTNIFINPYSSLELNYRRHEQKAGEVLAAYWYQSDGKMPQWTLGSANIDTASMNYSYKPDSLWVDMNLGLWWTKGKFKQRNGTTDDVTAHYGDQYQHRYTDERMGFNLENTSEFADYPIDVTYGVEYMQQRSKPLTKTYQPIWTPEGTIPGEELTPVTRNAKGTNTSAFTNMAYKGDWVSTLVGWRIHSFDVKDHVLGESISYGPKNDLLGELRFHVTDELDVYTKYSDSYREPSLFETTVSGQTYSYTPDVPLKPEHAKSFEVGMNLAKNNLISAEDSTHLRVAYFNNNIKGYLSQGVNPTGVYSPYVVMKNYDSFKLSGYEIEAKYDSNYAFGSFDATFYNNSELCSRDEMALGNLPSACNSVGFAWGLSPSRIPPKKVITGIVGAKMFDQKLQTGLRVRYNSGKDYPQKWLVGTAAAPVTKLYATTTFDLLGKYSIQKNIHVNFNIDNLTNRYAFDPGTVIYMPIPGRTFRLGLEATF; encoded by the coding sequence ATGATATTTCAAAATAAAAATATAATCAGCTTGCTTGTCATATGCTCTTCAAGCACAGCGTTAGCGGATGGAACCGACACAGCACCTCAAAAAGATAAGCTCCTCGTGACAGCCAGCAAAATAAAGTCAAATAGCAAGCAAATAAACACGAAAGATATTTCAACGGTTAGAGGCACAACAAATTCAGATATTTTTGCCAATGAAACTTCTTTGCAAGTAAATAATGCGAGAAATGAAGCTGGAGCGCTAGATATTGGTATTCGAGGCCTACAAGGTAATGGTCGAGTGCCTATTATTATTGATGGTAGTTTGCAATCAACCAATACATGGCGTGGCTATCAAGGTAGTACAGATAGAACCTATATTGACATGGATTTAGTCGATACGATTAATATTGAAAAAGGAGCATCGATGAGTAAGTTCTCGGGCGGTGCTATCGGTGGCACAGTCAAATTAAAAACCTTATCAGCAAGCAGTATTATTCCTCAAGGGGATCAATTTGGCTTTTTATTTAAGGGGAATATTTATAACAATAACCGTCGCCCTACTATTGCTTCAGAAGAACGGAGTGAATCGCAATATCGTCTATCTGATGGTATTAAAAATACCCATTTTAATAATGGCTCAGTTACGGCTGGGGTTGCTTATCGTAATGACACGTTTGATGTGTTAATTGCTCATAGTGATAGAAAACAAGGTAACTTTTTTGCGGGGAAAAATGGCTATCATAAATATTCCAATACTGATGCTCCGATAAAACCGGGACAAGAAGTGGTTAATACGAGCTACGAAAGCCAATCCACTTTACTGAAGACGAATATTTTTATTAATCCGTATTCCAGTCTGGAATTAAATTATCGCCGACATGAACAAAAAGCAGGGGAAGTATTAGCCGCTTATTGGTATCAATCTGATGGAAAAATGCCGCAATGGACATTAGGTTCAGCGAATATTGATACTGCGTCAATGAATTATTCCTATAAGCCTGACTCATTATGGGTCGATATGAATTTAGGGCTGTGGTGGACGAAAGGAAAATTTAAACAACGTAATGGGACTACAGATGATGTCACTGCTCATTATGGTGATCAGTATCAGCACCGATATACCGATGAACGAATGGGTTTTAATTTAGAAAATACCTCTGAATTTGCAGATTATCCGATTGATGTCACTTATGGTGTGGAATATATGCAGCAACGCTCAAAACCGTTGACCAAGACCTATCAACCGATCTGGACACCAGAAGGCACGATCCCAGGGGAAGAACTGACTCCTGTAACGCGTAATGCCAAAGGCACCAATACATCAGCCTTTACTAATATGGCTTATAAGGGGGACTGGGTCAGTACTTTAGTGGGGTGGCGAATTCACTCTTTTGACGTAAAAGACCATGTTCTTGGTGAGAGTATCAGCTATGGTCCGAAAAATGATTTGCTGGGTGAGCTACGTTTTCATGTTACTGATGAGTTAGATGTATATACAAAATATTCAGATAGTTATAGAGAGCCCAGCCTATTTGAAACCACCGTTTCTGGGCAAACCTATTCTTATACTCCCGATGTTCCATTGAAGCCTGAGCATGCTAAGTCATTTGAAGTCGGCATGAACTTAGCGAAAAATAATCTTATTTCTGCTGAAGATAGCACTCATTTGCGGGTAGCTTACTTTAACAATAATATTAAAGGCTATCTTTCTCAGGGGGTGAACCCAACAGGGGTGTATTCTCCTTATGTAGTGATGAAAAATTACGATAGTTTCAAACTTTCAGGCTATGAAATTGAAGCTAAGTATGACTCTAATTATGCTTTTGGTTCTTTTGATGCCACTTTTTACAATAATTCAGAACTGTGTTCACGAGATGAAATGGCGTTAGGTAACCTACCATCAGCTTGTAACTCCGTTGGATTTGCGTGGGGGTTATCACCCTCACGTATTCCACCGAAAAAAGTCATCACAGGGATAGTGGGGGCAAAAATGTTTGATCAAAAATTACAAACAGGCTTACGGGTGCGCTATAACTCAGGGAAAGATTACCCGCAAAAATGGTTAGTAGGAACCGCAGCGGCGCCAGTCACTAAACTGTATGCAACGACGACATTTGATTTGTTAGGTAAGTATTCAATTCAAAAAAATATTCATGTGAATTTTAATATTGATAACTTAACTAACCGCTATGCGTTTGATCCTGGCACTGTTATCTATATGCCAATTCCGGGAAGGACGTTTAGGCTTGGCTTAGAAGCCACCTTTTAA
- the betA gene encoding choline dehydrogenase, with protein sequence MVYDYIIIGAGSAGNVLATRLTEDPEVTVLLLEAGGPDYRLDFRTQMPAALAYPLQGRRYNWAYETDPEPHMNNRRMECGRGKGLGGSSLINGMCYIRGNAMDFDGWAQAPGLEDWRYLDCLPYFRKAESRDIGPNDYHGGDGPVSVTTPKTDNNILFKAMVDAGVQAGYPRTDDLNGYQQEGFGPMDRTVTPQGRRASTGRGYLDQAKGRKNLTIVTHAITDVIEFEGKKAVGVKYYQGASTSATTVKAQKEVLLCAGAIASPQILQRSGVGPEDILNEFNIKKVHILEGVGQNLQDHLEMYLQYECKQPVSLYPALKWYNQPMIGAQWLFKGTGVGASNQFEAGGFIRTSDKFAWPNIQFHFLPVAINYNGSNAVNMHGFQAHVGSMRSPSRGRVRLTSLDPRQHPSILFNYMSSEQDWEEFRAAIRITREIMAQPALDPYRGEEISPGKHIQTDEELDAFVRDKAETAFHPCGTCKMGNDDMAVVDGAGRVHGLKGLRVVDASIMPLIITGNLNATTIMIAEKIADKIRNRPPLQGSEVNYYVADGAPVRRPPLK encoded by the coding sequence ATGGTCTATGACTATATTATTATCGGTGCTGGTTCAGCCGGTAACGTTCTTGCTACACGCCTGACAGAAGATCCTGAAGTTACTGTGCTGCTCCTTGAAGCAGGGGGGCCAGACTATCGGCTCGACTTTCGCACACAAATGCCAGCCGCATTAGCGTATCCGCTGCAAGGGCGTCGTTATAACTGGGCGTATGAAACTGACCCTGAACCACACATGAACAATCGCCGCATGGAATGTGGGCGCGGAAAGGGGCTCGGTGGTTCATCGCTAATCAATGGGATGTGTTATATCCGTGGAAATGCCATGGATTTTGATGGGTGGGCGCAAGCACCGGGCCTTGAAGATTGGCGTTACCTTGACTGTTTGCCGTATTTCCGTAAAGCAGAAAGCCGCGATATTGGGCCCAATGACTATCATGGTGGAGACGGACCTGTGAGTGTCACTACCCCGAAAACAGATAACAATATCTTGTTTAAGGCGATGGTAGATGCAGGCGTACAGGCCGGCTACCCAAGAACCGATGATCTCAATGGCTACCAACAGGAAGGTTTTGGCCCAATGGATCGTACGGTTACACCGCAAGGGCGACGTGCCAGCACGGGTCGAGGCTATTTAGATCAGGCCAAGGGGCGAAAAAACCTGACCATCGTGACGCATGCAATAACAGATGTTATTGAATTTGAGGGGAAAAAAGCGGTAGGTGTCAAATATTACCAAGGTGCTAGTACCAGCGCAACGACAGTGAAAGCACAAAAGGAAGTGCTCTTATGCGCAGGCGCTATTGCTTCCCCGCAAATTTTGCAACGTTCCGGCGTTGGTCCTGAAGACATATTAAATGAATTTAATATTAAAAAAGTGCATATTTTGGAAGGTGTTGGACAAAATTTGCAAGACCACCTTGAGATGTATTTACAATATGAATGTAAGCAGCCAGTCTCTTTATACCCGGCATTAAAATGGTATAACCAGCCAATGATTGGCGCACAGTGGTTATTTAAAGGCACAGGCGTCGGAGCGAGCAATCAATTCGAAGCGGGGGGATTTATCCGCACCAGTGATAAATTTGCTTGGCCGAATATTCAGTTTCATTTCTTGCCCGTGGCCATCAATTACAATGGCAGTAATGCGGTGAATATGCATGGTTTTCAGGCTCATGTCGGATCAATGCGTTCGCCAAGTCGTGGCAGAGTGCGTTTAACGTCGCTGGATCCACGCCAACATCCGAGTATCTTATTTAACTACATGTCATCTGAGCAGGACTGGGAAGAATTCCGTGCCGCTATTCGTATTACACGAGAGATTATGGCGCAGCCAGCACTTGATCCTTACCGAGGAGAAGAGATTAGCCCTGGTAAGCATATCCAAACTGACGAAGAACTGGATGCCTTTGTTCGCGATAAAGCGGAAACCGCGTTCCACCCATGTGGAACATGTAAAATGGGCAATGATGATATGGCTGTCGTTGATGGTGCGGGGCGTGTGCATGGACTCAAAGGCTTAAGGGTAGTGGATGCGTCGATTATGCCACTTATTATTACGGGAAATTTAAACGCAACGACCATTATGATTGCGGAAAAAATCGCAGATAAAATTCGCAATCGCCCACCACTACAAGGGAGTGAAGTGAATTATTATGTCGCAGATGGGGCACCAGTACGGCGTCCACCACTGAAATAA